One genomic segment of Spiroplasma endosymbiont of Poecilobothrus nobilitatus includes these proteins:
- a CDS encoding transposase has protein sequence MISKFNFVCYTYKPQLFSYYQKSKQLEKTQLKFKTLNGQIQIDETFIKEIHKGNFKDKFDKRKIHLDSFSTNTKCCIQMAVDSNNNIYVKSTNTKRLQKQWIIENINKQLIKENLIIISDMQPLYLLVAKQTNSILLATKTSTNPDASYRKLNKISKLQSNLKESLIHYHGLGFTNIQNYLNLWKWKYQHKGLTPNQQSSVLYFNV, from the coding sequence TTAATAAGTAAATTTAATTTTGTTTGTTATACTTACAAACCTCAACTTTTTTCTTACTATCAAAAATCAAAACAATTAGAAAAGACCCAATTAAAATTTAAAACGTTAAATGGCCAAATTCAAATCGATGAAACATTTATTAAAGAAATCCACAAAGGTAATTTTAAAGATAAATTTGATAAAAGAAAAATTCATCTTGATTCATTTTCAACCAACACTAAATGTTGTATTCAAATGGCTGTTGATAGCAATAATAATATTTATGTTAAATCAACCAACACAAAACGATTACAAAAACAGTGAATTATTGAAAATATTAATAAACAATTAATCAAAGAAAATTTAATTATTATTTCTGACATGCAACCATTATATTTATTAGTAGCAAAACAAACAAATTCTATTTTATTAGCAACTAAAACTAGTACAAATCCTGATGCTAGTTATCGGAAGTTAAATAAAATTAGTAAATTACAATCAAATCTTAAAGAATCCTTAATTCATTATCATGGCTTAGGTTTCACGAACATTCAAAATTATTTAAATCTCTGAAAATGAAAATACCAGCATAAAGGTTTAACGCCAAACCAACAATCATCGGTATTATATTTTAACGTATAA
- a CDS encoding IS1/IS1595 family N-terminal zinc-binding domain-containing protein, with protein MEKIIEELINSLTDDQFLEFHEKVKKEAELIKKQKRLNEIDQKFRDKGIKCPNCQSFYCVKNGHNPEGKQKYLCKKCRASFDAFRDHFTYWSHLKYEQWNLLIQISLLGQSSKMISHFIKT; from the coding sequence ATGGAAAAAATAATTGAAGAATTAATAAATAGTTTAACAGATGATCAATTTTTAGAATTTCATGAAAAAGTCAAAAAAGAAGCAGAATTAATTAAAAAACAAAAACGCTTAAATGAAATTGATCAAAAATTTAGGGATAAAGGTATTAAATGTCCTAATTGTCAATCTTTTTATTGTGTTAAAAATGGTCATAATCCTGAAGGAAAACAAAAATATTTATGCAAAAAATGTCGTGCTAGTTTTGATGCTTTTCGTGATCATTTTACGTATTGAAGTCATTTAAAATATGAACAGTGAAATTTATTGATTCAAATTTCATTATTAGGCCAATCTAGTAAAATGATTTCCCACTTTATTAAAACATAA
- a CDS encoding ABC transporter permease has product MWNLAKEATRGFTKKITQFIGLILFIIGAVLTFTALFLTVFQVKNGLNNIKKNSLPYQYEIRVDSLNIDNNVWKRNPAWKINENNRTFLAQFYDEPKIDAEHLTFNNIRADVLGLNCDLTNSEICKWTKEPSYLNPETGTASFTALVKNFNKNLTAAFLSYIIHNPGESRLNDLINGDKAGLELSFNVGYQFTANNLAKDTQYFNATAVNKNKDLLYNGDGWQGNNIFYTPFNRLFEVTKWEHISYLTENNIILNKQYADYNHLKLGGHFNLGNSQNLQFNIIGYGAKYSNIYPDLVSLSTLATGHKIIYLKNGSVLFMNNINFNAIKQNFSNGTEKITGFINVNGNLTEPQKITLLRKVLSNYFVAPDNAIVAFEASLPGQVVMLTNTGFIINTSIAVSCSIIILFIISFFIKKDITNSKRQIGVLKSLGYHRFELSFIFTFNIIFTTLIGCLLGWVLSIPLQMYFTGSNLYSIGLPLSSFYFNPLIFVSATIFIPLIFIGMSFLISFILLSRTALDLIYDLKGSNLSFRPKKVKKGRKYAHFGLTFNVHLSFTFALKSLGKWIMVLVVLAFSSFLLIFQLDAGVMAQGIVKDSFRYFKNDIKSYLIASYDQQDIAQEASNSKPYQWITADKRMNYYHEAKILDDNKTFNFPNPLMCFTSLSVSDSKNMKKNCGDLLNIIGDPSGTSLVRSKINYDEETKTYPYISATTVEAVANYKVKDNESGEWINGWDNLVKIINLMKPFLIEKGINEADIQTIISGINLVNSLSTTNNGQYPDIYLGPYMVYDKNYDFPYVFLLSGWSPDDTKNSKNPVSQLNVVGLTSDETELNQLLNYRSKTTPSDIAQKEVFGYKISSDPTANDPNVPINEPIPVLLAKRVYQPMNLVSGDIFKLNVRITNAIGYVPVTFKVIGSNDDDISSGNIYMNQDSLVTVMNQWVNLTKKGEQFLPNSYYNVVASRASPLGVTLQPYRIISSFSLTDNYDFTMFDNNKKPDLKNALDLRTNLKLLNGLNKIWPFDTLRENYSQGMRTVRDVLNVLEGLTIVIVALILSVLIAMVLDENRRTILTLKVLGYPTWKIIAIVLWFYLFAIVLGYVLSYVIVKLLWNVIAHIVFKSTGMLLIPSFSSYVVSIATLAIGFILISVIGVGIWKIKKNKLINITME; this is encoded by the coding sequence ATGTGAAATCTTGCAAAAGAGGCTACGCGAGGGTTTACAAAAAAAATAACTCAATTTATTGGGTTAATTTTGTTTATTATTGGTGCAGTTTTAACCTTTACAGCTCTTTTTTTAACTGTTTTTCAAGTTAAAAATGGCTTAAATAATATTAAGAAAAATAGTCTTCCTTATCAATATGAAATTCGAGTAGACAGTTTAAATATTGATAATAATGTGTGAAAAAGAAATCCTGCTTGAAAAATAAATGAAAATAATCGTACTTTTTTAGCTCAGTTTTATGATGAGCCAAAAATTGATGCTGAGCATTTAACATTTAATAATATCCGCGCTGATGTTTTGGGGTTAAATTGTGATTTAACTAATTCTGAAATTTGTAAATGAACAAAAGAACCATCATACTTAAATCCGGAAACGGGGACAGCTTCTTTTACTGCCTTGGTTAAAAACTTTAATAAGAATCTTACTGCCGCTTTTTTAAGTTATATTATTCATAATCCAGGTGAAAGTCGTTTAAATGATTTAATTAATGGTGACAAAGCTGGCTTAGAACTTAGTTTTAATGTTGGTTATCAATTTACTGCAAATAATTTAGCAAAAGATACGCAATATTTTAATGCTACTGCTGTTAACAAAAATAAAGATTTATTATATAACGGTGATGGTTGACAAGGCAATAATATTTTTTATACTCCGTTTAATCGTCTTTTTGAAGTAACAAAATGGGAACATATTAGTTATTTAACAGAAAATAACATTATTTTAAATAAACAATATGCTGATTATAATCATTTAAAACTTGGTGGGCACTTTAATTTAGGAAATAGCCAAAATTTACAATTTAATATTATTGGGTATGGGGCAAAGTATAGTAATATTTATCCCGATTTAGTAAGTTTATCAACTCTTGCTACTGGTCATAAAATTATTTATTTAAAAAATGGTTCAGTATTATTTATGAATAATATTAATTTTAATGCTATTAAACAGAATTTTTCAAATGGAACTGAAAAAATTACTGGTTTTATTAATGTTAATGGTAATTTAACTGAACCACAAAAAATAACTTTATTACGAAAAGTTTTAAGCAATTATTTTGTAGCTCCCGATAATGCAATTGTCGCTTTTGAAGCATCATTACCGGGACAAGTTGTGATGTTAACAAATACTGGTTTTATTATTAATACTTCAATTGCTGTTTCTTGTTCAATTATTATTTTATTTATTATTTCTTTTTTCATTAAAAAAGATATCACTAATTCAAAACGGCAAATTGGAGTCTTAAAATCATTGGGATATCATCGCTTTGAATTATCATTTATTTTTACTTTTAACATTATTTTTACAACTTTAATTGGTTGTTTATTAGGATGAGTTTTAAGTATTCCTCTCCAAATGTATTTCACTGGTTCAAATTTATATTCAATAGGATTACCATTATCATCATTTTATTTTAATCCACTAATTTTTGTTTCAGCAACAATTTTTATTCCACTTATTTTTATTGGGATGTCTTTCTTAATCTCATTTATTCTTTTAAGCCGAACAGCCTTAGATTTAATTTATGATTTAAAAGGTTCTAATTTAAGTTTTCGTCCTAAAAAAGTAAAAAAAGGTCGTAAATATGCTCATTTTGGATTAACATTTAATGTTCATTTATCATTTACCTTTGCGCTAAAATCTTTAGGAAAATGAATTATGGTATTAGTTGTTTTAGCTTTTTCATCCTTTTTGTTAATTTTTCAGTTGGATGCAGGAGTAATGGCACAAGGAATTGTTAAAGATTCTTTCCGTTATTTTAAGAATGATATTAAATCATATTTAATTGCTAGTTATGATCAACAAGATATTGCACAAGAAGCCAGCAATAGTAAACCTTATCAGTGAATTACTGCTGATAAGCGCATGAATTATTACCATGAGGCAAAAATTCTTGATGATAATAAAACATTTAACTTTCCAAATCCATTAATGTGCTTTACAAGTCTATCTGTTTCAGATTCAAAAAATATGAAAAAAAATTGTGGTGATTTATTAAATATTATTGGTGATCCAAGTGGTACAAGTCTTGTTAGAAGTAAGATTAATTATGATGAAGAAACAAAAACATATCCATATATAAGTGCAACAACAGTTGAGGCAGTTGCTAATTATAAAGTTAAGGATAATGAGTCTGGAGAATGAATTAATGGATGAGATAATTTAGTAAAAATTATTAATCTTATGAAACCATTTTTAATTGAAAAAGGAATAAATGAAGCTGATATTCAAACAATTATTAGCGGAATTAATTTGGTTAATAGCTTAAGTACAACAAATAATGGTCAATACCCAGATATTTATTTAGGACCATATATGGTTTATGATAAAAATTATGATTTCCCATATGTTTTCTTATTATCAGGTTGAAGTCCAGATGATACTAAAAATTCAAAAAATCCAGTTTCACAATTAAATGTTGTTGGGTTAACAAGTGATGAAACAGAGCTTAATCAATTATTGAATTATCGTTCTAAGACAACACCAAGTGATATTGCCCAAAAAGAAGTCTTTGGTTACAAAATTAGTTCAGACCCTACTGCGAATGACCCAAATGTTCCAATTAATGAACCAATACCAGTTCTTTTGGCAAAGCGGGTTTATCAACCGATGAATTTAGTTTCGGGGGATATTTTTAAATTAAATGTTCGAATTACAAATGCTATTGGGTATGTTCCAGTTACTTTTAAAGTGATTGGTTCAAATGATGATGATATTAGTTCAGGGAATATTTATATGAATCAAGATTCATTAGTTACGGTTATGAACCAATGGGTTAATTTAACTAAAAAAGGAGAACAATTTTTACCAAATTCTTATTATAATGTTGTTGCATCACGAGCTAGTCCATTGGGAGTAACCTTGCAGCCTTATCGTATTATTTCGTCGTTTTCATTAACTGATAATTATGATTTTACAATGTTTGATAATAATAAAAAACCGGATCTTAAAAATGCGTTGGACTTAAGAACAAATTTAAAATTATTAAATGGCCTTAACAAAATATGACCATTTGATACTTTACGAGAAAATTATTCACAAGGAATGCGAACTGTCCGGGATGTTCTTAATGTTTTAGAAGGATTAACAATTGTCATTGTTGCTTTAATTTTATCAGTTTTAATTGCTATGGTTCTTGATGAAAATCGCCGTACAATCTTAACTTTAAAAGTACTTGGGTATCCAACATGAAAAATTATTGCAATTGTCTTATGATTTTATTTATTTGCAATTGTCTTAGGTTATGTTTTAAGTTATGTTATTGTCAAATTATTATGGAATGTAATTGCTCATATTGTTTTTAAAAGTACCGGAATGTTATTAATTCCTTCCTTTTCATCTTATGTTGTTTCAATAGCAACATTAGCAATTGGCTTTATTTTAATTTCAGTAATTGGAGTAGGAATTTGAAAAATTAAAAAGAATAAATTAATAAATATTACGATGGAATAA
- a CDS encoding acetolactate decarboxylase — protein sequence MIQKFSNVYQFSTITSLSAGNFDGMIKLGALLKQGNFGLGTFDNLDGELIVGVLYDEPAKKQFLWDCFFIFLLKK from the coding sequence ATGATTCAAAAATTTAGTAATGTTTATCAATTTTCAACAATAACAAGTTTATCTGCTGGTAATTTTGACGGTATGATTAAGCTTGGGGCGTTATTAAAGCAAGGTAATTTTGGATTAGGAACTTTTGACAATTTAGATGGTGAATTAATTGTGGGCGTCCTGTACGATGAACCGGCAAAAAAACAATTCTTGTGAGATTGTTTTTTTATTTTTCTATTAAAAAAATAA
- a CDS encoding IS3 family transposase (programmed frameshift) translates to MLYKNGKSVINLGQEYNLSKPTIYSWVKNYNNSGSFKAKDNRTLEENKIITLRKELKDLKMENDIFKASRTDNGQKITIINNNKTKYSVRKICKILGLLKSTYYYQTNKCINKQVNNYEQEIISAFNKSRKIYGARKIKVILNRKDIILSRRKIRFFMIKNNLVSKYTKLKYHNHKTTVNNDQINNILNRQFNNKKPNEVIVSDLTYVQVGAKWHYICLLIDLFNREIIGYSAGPNKTAELVQQAFHKITRPLNQITLFHTDRGNEFKNKIIDEILITFNIKRSLSNKGCPYDNAVAETTYKTFKTEFIKGKKFKNLTQLKYELFYFVHWYNNIRIHGSLNYLSPVTFRKQMSI, encoded by the exons ATGCTATATAAAAATGGTAAAAGTGTTATTAATCTAGGGCAAGAATATAATTTATCAAAACCAACTATTTATAGTTGAGTTAAAAATTATAATAATTCTGGTTCATTTAAAGCAAAAGACAATCGCACACTAGAAGAAAATAAAATAATAACTTTACGAAAAGAACTTAAAGACCTGAAAATGGAAAATGACATTT TTAAAGCAAGCCGCACTGATAATGGCCAAAAAATAACAATAATTAATAACAACAAAACAAAATATTCAGTAAGAAAAATATGTAAGATTTTAGGTTTACTAAAATCAACGTATTATTATCAAACTAATAAATGTATTAACAAGCAAGTTAATAATTATGAACAAGAAATTATCAGTGCCTTTAATAAAAGTCGCAAAATTTATGGGGCTCGCAAAATTAAAGTTATTTTAAACAGAAAAGATATCATCTTATCGCGGCGAAAAATCAGATTCTTTATGATCAAAAATAATTTGGTTTCTAAATACACCAAATTAAAATATCATAATCATAAAACAACAGTCAATAATGACCAAATTAATAATATTTTAAATCGTCAATTTAACAACAAAAAACCTAATGAAGTTATTGTTAGTGATTTAACATATGTTCAAGTTGGCGCTAAATGACATTATATTTGTTTATTAATTGACTTGTTTAATCGTGAAATAATTGGTTATAGTGCTGGGCCGAATAAAACAGCCGAACTGGTCCAACAAGCTTTTCATAAAATAACACGACCATTAAATCAAATAACTCTATTTCATACTGATCGTGGTAATGAGTTTAAAAATAAAATCATTGATGAAATTTTAATAACTTTTAATATTAAAAGATCATTAAGCAATAAAGGCTGCCCTTATGATAATGCTGTGGCTGAAACAACTTACAAAACTTTTAAAACTGAATTTATTAAGGGTAAAAAATTTAAAAATTTAACACAATTAAAATACGAACTTTTTTATTTTGTGCATTGATATAACAATATTCGAATTCATGGCAGTTTAAATTATTTATCTCCAGTTACTTTTAGAAAACAAATGTCTATATAA
- a CDS encoding IS3 family transposase (programmed frameshift) produces the protein MGNKTSYSEEFKKQIVMLYKNGKSVINLGQEYNLSKPTIYSWVKNYNNYGSFKAKDNRTLEENEIITLRKELKDLKMENDIFKASRTDNGQKITIINNNKTKYSVRKICKIFGLSKSTYYYQTNKCINKRINNYEQEIISAFNKSRKIYGARKIKVILNIKDIILSRRKIRFFMIKNNLVSKYTKLKYHNHKTTVNNDQINNILNRQFNNKKPNEVIVSDLTYVQVGAKWHYICLLIDLFNREIIGYSAGPNKTAELVQQDFHKITRPLNQITLFHTDRGNEFKNKIIDEILITFNIKRSLSNKGCPYDNAVAETTYKTFKTEFIKGKKFKNLTQLKYELFDFVHWYNNIRIHGSLNYLSPVTFRKQMSI, from the exons ATGGGAAATAAAACTTCATACTCTGAAGAATTTAAAAAACAAATTGTCATGCTATATAAAAATGGTAAAAGTGTTATTAATCTAGGGCAAGAATATAATTTATCAAAACCAACTATTTATAGTTGAGTTAAAAATTATAATAATTATGGTTCATTTAAAGCAAAAGACAATCGCACACTAGAAGAAAATGAAATAATAACTTTACGAAAAGAACTTAAAGACTTGAAAATGGAAAATGACATTT TTAAAGCAAGCCGCACTGATAATGGCCAAAAAATAACAATAATTAATAACAACAAAACAAAATATTCAGTAAGAAAAATATGTAAGATTTTTGGTTTATCAAAATCAACGTATTATTATCAAACTAATAAATGTATTAACAAGCGAATTAATAATTATGAACAAGAAATTATCAGTGCCTTTAATAAAAGTCGCAAAATTTATGGGGCTCGCAAAATTAAAGTTATTTTAAACATAAAAGATATCATCTTATCGCGGCGAAAAATCAGATTCTTTATGATCAAAAATAATTTGGTTTCTAAATACACCAAATTAAAATATCATAATCATAAAACAACAGTCAATAATGACCAAATTAATAATATTTTAAATCGTCAATTTAACAACAAAAAACCTAATGAAGTTATTGTTAGTGATTTAACATATGTTCAAGTTGGCGCTAAATGACATTATATTTGTTTATTAATTGACTTGTTTAATCGTGAAATAATTGGTTATAGTGCTGGGCCGAATAAAACAGCCGAACTGGTCCAACAAGATTTTCATAAAATAACACGACCATTAAATCAAATAACTCTATTTCATACTGATCGTGGTAATGAGTTTAAAAATAAAATCATTGATGAAATTTTAATAACTTTTAATATTAAAAGATCATTAAGCAATAAAGGCTGCCCTTATGATAATGCTGTGGCTGAAACAACTTACAAAACTTTTAAAACTGAATTTATTAAGGGTAAAAAATTTAAAAATTTAACACAATTAAAATACGAACTTTTTGATTTTGTGCATTGATATAACAATATTAGAATTCATGGCAGTTTAAATTATTTATCTCCAGTTACTTTTAGAAAACAAATGTCTATATAA
- a CDS encoding DUF4091 domain-containing protein has product MKKISFKNMNQILLVVFLIPPFVMMVVSCSRFEGNYPGGCSGGRYDNQFNFQYGCGNNQNPQADDNSYFHTFFGDSKFTYSAYNEDKNGNPFFYGNRKDLLKCTNDRPRLTTWRNQHLNTQLILLNKEDITKYNDLQVSIINDNKDPAIISEIVFLTYIKAFPNAASSNRYIYPGVQYMPDALGKNTLSELTYDVHPLWISLFIGSQAKPGIQNFTIKLSFRFNGQVKTSIERKFIVEIKNYLWKTDDSNKPVHERFGFSATSFPSNGMKYIDTGDNLRQKRASVKELDDKIGLFDNNLPSYLSPKMRLYLLAHLQALKKSNTFYLYGPGWNYQLIQWVGKLNKSSEGWTDEEYEDYIKSSDLNVVFNDPDWEWEFDFNAFDEYLKVAAQLGFTEFMFSAMEPGTFTFFYLKNGAKKGPQRTFNAELVKSSNGMPGKNFGAYLKTIHSKFIKALSNHWNSIRNKPEYLTPNGKQITLYESFDELADKTNELTMKNVAENDPYNLIKSSIFAGWRFRYNPFDEDDIQNIFVNKYDQMILQYREIVEKFNNINIYKLRSNILRRKTFGNATMIYTSWNNFPAAYIQSDNSEQVWGPLMAYKLGTNGYARWSYDLYRDDYYTKKEMNGQFESGDDNLVYVGNINGPRYSVRFKNYIDGMEIVHKMMMLMEIYPDKKYDLNRVLNSIGFPASTTRDNKYKWYPNQFTLDDVVFEQPSLNYGKTIGEQVYELFMYVNSL; this is encoded by the coding sequence ATGAAAAAAATATCGTTTAAGAATATGAATCAAATTTTATTAGTTGTTTTTTTAATTCCTCCTTTTGTGATGATGGTTGTTAGTTGTAGTCGTTTTGAAGGTAATTATCCTGGTGGTTGCAGTGGTGGTCGTTATGATAACCAGTTTAATTTTCAGTATGGTTGTGGTAATAATCAAAATCCACAAGCAGATGATAATTCATATTTCCATACTTTTTTTGGTGATTCAAAATTTACTTATAGTGCTTATAATGAAGATAAAAACGGCAATCCATTTTTTTATGGAAATCGCAAAGATTTATTGAAGTGTACAAATGATCGTCCGCGCTTAACAACATGAAGAAATCAGCATCTTAATACGCAGTTAATTTTATTAAATAAGGAAGATATTACTAAATATAATGATTTACAAGTATCAATTATAAATGATAATAAAGACCCAGCGATTATTAGTGAGATTGTTTTTTTAACTTATATTAAAGCTTTTCCAAATGCAGCAAGTTCTAATCGTTATATTTACCCGGGAGTACAATATATGCCTGATGCGCTAGGAAAAAATACATTGTCTGAATTAACATATGATGTTCATCCGCTTTGAATTAGTCTTTTTATTGGGTCACAAGCAAAGCCAGGAATTCAAAATTTTACGATAAAATTAAGTTTTCGTTTTAATGGTCAAGTTAAAACTAGTATTGAACGTAAGTTTATTGTTGAAATTAAAAATTATCTTTGAAAAACTGATGATTCAAATAAACCAGTGCATGAACGATTTGGTTTTAGTGCGACATCATTTCCTTCAAATGGTATGAAATATATTGATACTGGTGATAATTTAAGACAGAAAAGAGCAAGTGTAAAAGAACTTGATGACAAAATTGGTCTTTTTGATAATAATTTACCAAGTTATTTATCCCCAAAAATGCGGCTATATTTATTAGCACATTTACAAGCATTAAAAAAATCTAATACATTTTATTTATATGGTCCCGGATGAAATTATCAATTAATTCAATGAGTAGGAAAATTAAATAAATCATCAGAAGGATGAACTGATGAAGAATACGAAGATTATATTAAAAGTAGTGATTTAAATGTTGTTTTTAATGATCCAGATTGAGAATGAGAATTTGATTTTAATGCATTTGATGAATACTTAAAAGTTGCTGCTCAATTAGGATTTACGGAGTTTATGTTTTCAGCAATGGAACCAGGAACCTTTACCTTTTTTTACCTTAAAAATGGGGCTAAAAAGGGTCCTCAACGAACATTTAATGCTGAATTAGTAAAATCAAGTAATGGTATGCCTGGGAAAAACTTTGGTGCTTATTTAAAAACAATTCATAGTAAATTTATTAAAGCATTATCAAATCACTGAAATTCAATTCGAAACAAACCAGAATACTTAACACCAAATGGTAAACAAATTACTTTATATGAATCGTTTGATGAATTAGCAGATAAAACTAATGAATTAACAATGAAAAATGTGGCTGAAAATGACCCTTATAATCTTATTAAATCTAGTATTTTTGCTGGTTGACGCTTTCGCTATAATCCATTTGATGAAGATGATATTCAAAATATTTTTGTTAATAAATATGACCAAATGATTTTGCAATACCGTGAAATAGTAGAAAAATTTAATAATATTAATATTTATAAATTACGAAGTAATATTCTTCGTCGTAAAACATTTGGGAATGCAACTATGATTTATACTTCTTGAAATAATTTTCCAGCAGCGTATATTCAATCTGATAATAGTGAACAAGTATGGGGACCTTTAATGGCTTATAAATTAGGGACAAATGGTTATGCAAGATGGTCATATGATTTATATCGAGATGATTATTATACTAAAAAAGAAATGAATGGTCAATTTGAATCGGGAGATGATAATTTAGTTTATGTTGGAAATATTAATGGTCCGCGTTATAGTGTTCGCTTTAAAAATTATATTGATGGAATGGAAATAGTTCATAAAATGATGATGTTAATGGAAATATATCCAGATAAAAAATATGATTTAAATCGAGTCCTAAATTCAATTGGTTTTCCTGCTTCAACAACAAGAGATAATAAATATAAGTGATATCCAAACCAATTTACATTAGATGATGTTGTGTTTGAACAACCAAGTTTAAATTATGGAAAAACAATAGGAGAACAAGTTTATGAATTATTTATGTATGTTAATTCATTATAA
- a CDS encoding IS1/IS1595 family N-terminal zinc-binding domain-containing protein, with protein MEKIIEELINSLTDDQFLEFHEKIKKEAELIKKQKRFNEIDQKFRDKGIKCPNCQSFYCVKNGHNPEGKQKYLCKKCRASFDAFRDHFTYWSHLNYEQWNLLIQISLLGQSSKMISHFIKTSPKNAWYNRQIDSITKVEILQKNINKNN; from the coding sequence ATGGAAAAAATAATTGAAGAATTAATAAATAGTTTAACAGATGATCAATTTTTAGAATTTCATGAAAAAATCAAAAAAGAAGCAGAATTAATTAAAAAACAAAAACGCTTTAATGAAATTGATCAAAAATTTAGGGATAAAGGTATTAAATGTCCTAATTGTCAATCTTTTTATTGTGTTAAAAATGGTCATAATCCTGAAGGAAAACAAAAATATTTATGCAAAAAATGTCGTGCTAGTTTTGATGCTTTTCGTGATCATTTTACGTATTGAAGTCATTTAAATTATGAACAGTGAAATTTATTGATTCAAATTTCATTATTAGGCCAATCTAGTAAAATGATTTCCCACTTTATTAAAACATCACCGAAAAACGCTTGATATAATCGCCAAATAGATAGCATTACAAAAGTTGAGATTTTACAAAAAAATATAAATAAAAACAACTAA